The nucleotide sequence TACGCGAGGCTCGTCGGCGGGCGACCGTCCGATCTGCTGCGCGAGTGGGAATCGTTCTCGGCGCTGCCCCACGGTCGCCCAGTCGTGGTCGAGTCCCCCGGGGGGCGTCTCGAGGGGCAGGTGGCCGGCGTGGACGAGGAGGGCGCGCTGCTCCTTAAGCTGCCGGACGGTCGCACGGTGCGCGTTCCGTTCGGAGAGATCGTCGAGTCGTTGTGGCCCTGAGGCTCGGGCGAGCGGGCCCCGGGCGGTGGTGTGGACGGAACACGAGAGCGGGGGAGGGCTCACCATGCTCCTGGTGATGGACGTCGGGAACACCAACACGGTCCTGGGGGTGTACGAGACGGCCCGTCTTGTGGCGCACTGGCGGCTGACCACGGTCCGTGACCGGACGGTGGACGAATACGGCATCCAGGCGCGCACGCTCCTGGCGCTGGCAGGAATCGAAGTGTCCGCGATCCAGCACATCATCATCGCCTCGGTGGTCCCGCCTCTCAACAGCGTTCTCGAGACCATGGCGCGCTCCTACTTCAATCTCAGGCCGCTGTTCGTCGAGCCGGGTGTGAAGACCGGAATGCCGATCCTGTACGAGAACCCTCAGGAGGTGGGGGCCGACCGAATCGTCAACGGCGTGGCGGCCTACGAGCGCTGCAAGAGCGCCGTGATCGTGGTCGATTTCGGGACGGCGACGACCTTCGACGCGATCTCGGCGAAGGGGGAGTACCTGGGAGGCGCCATCGCGCCGGGCCTGACGATCTCGGCGGAGGCCCTGTTCGAGCGGGCCGCGCGCCTGCCGCGCGTGGACATCCGTCGCCCGCCGAAGGTCATCGGACGCAACACGACCCACAGTCTCCAGGCCGGCCTGTTCCATGGGTACATCGCCCTCGTGCAGGGGATTCTCGACC is from Candidatus Dormiibacterota bacterium and encodes:
- a CDS encoding type III pantothenate kinase → MLLVMDVGNTNTVLGVYETARLVAHWRLTTVRDRTVDEYGIQARTLLALAGIEVSAIQHIIIASVVPPLNSVLETMARSYFNLRPLFVEPGVKTGMPILYENPQEVGADRIVNGVAAYERCKSAVIVVDFGTATTFDAISAKGEYLGGAIAPGLTISAEALFERAARLPRVDIRRPPKVIGRNTTHSLQAGLFHGYIALVQGILDRMRQEMGEKVRTIGTGGLVLALEADLRTVLDDLDPNLTLEGLRIIHERNR